The region GATAAACGACATTGTGCAGGCCCGTACGTTCGGTGATCTCTGATGCTGCGTAGGTTAGTGTGGAGGCAGCCTTCTTTCCAGCTTTTTTCCCGGTGTATGCAACAGCCTTCCTCGGAGCAAAATAGTCTTCCTCAAAATCGTAGTCCTTGAAACCGGAGGAGTTCTTCCTCAGGAGATCAAATTCCATGTCGAATCTAGGCATCATTGAATGAACCTCTCCGTGCTTGGTAGTAGAAATTTGAAACGACGCATTCGGAATTTCAGGCGTAACCTTCTCCGTCTCTCCTTTACGCAGTGCGAGAGCCTCCTTCACGCTCAgttttggataaatttttCCACTTGCAAAAGGGAATTCAAGATGATCATCTTCCATAGAGAGCTGCGCATCGTCTCGGTCTGGTAAGAACCCTAGTAGACGAAATAACCACTTGCCCTTCGGAATGTGTGTCGAGACTTTGTAGTTGAACTGTTCAAAGACAGATGGTGACGTGCTCAACATTGACTCTGGAGTCCTTCGGCGTCTTAAAGGTAAGGGGCGCAAGCCAAGCTCAAGCGGTTCGATTGGACGGTAGTTCTTATCGCGTTTTCGGAAAAGGGAAGTGAACATTTCCTCCCACGACGGTGGAACGAAACCACGCTGACCAGGACCGTCTATGCCATACTTGACGTATGTTCGCATCAGTTGTAGAAGTAGGTAGAGCACAAAGTATGCCGGTACTAAGGAAAATGCATTTGAGTAGATGCTGTGCATCCAGGTCAAGAACACATACGCTGAAACACCGGGATATTGCCAGGTTCGAGTATCCCGAAGCTCTATCCGGATAAAGGTAAAAATATACTTGCGCGTGAAATTGATCTCTCGGATTGCTGCCTTCATCTGCTGAAATGTAAAGCGTCCGGGGATGTGCGCACCATGGATCGTGATAGCAACATTCCGAAAGGCCTTCTCGTCTGCACACGCAACAGTTATACCCGTCCTGGGCTTTGAATTTTGCGGCAGAGGTATCTTGAGACTTTTTGGTAAGTAGGAAAGGAGAGCGTCCTTTTCCGTGTTCCAGTTTAAAGTAAATCGTAATCGAACAGCCCCACGGCGTCGGCGAGAATATACATGCGTCGATAGTCGCAAGGGAAGAGTCACATCATACGATGTTCCCGGTCGCAATCGCGCCAGGTCGACCACAACACGACCTGCGAAATCATCTTTCACTCCTTTTCCATCGTCATCAAAGACTCCTACGTATAGTCGGGCATACGCGTGAAACAAAGGAAAAATGCAAGCCCTACGAGCCATCCGTAGCCACATGGGATTGGCCCGGTTTGGAATGATGTCGGTCGCGAAGGCGTAGGATCCACATACCAAGTATACGACGGCATCGGTCTCCGCCATTCGGTCTAGTTTTGGTAATCCTATGCACTGGAGAACTTCAACACGCAGTGAGCCAATTTCCTTCTCTTTGCAATCGGGTGTGCGGAGATCATGAAACTGACCCGCAGGCAATACCATGTCATCCCTCATTTCCCGGTGTGTCATCCAACGATGTGGGTAGGCGTAGGTTGGCAGGACACGGAATTCTTTATCACGGCTGGCCCGGCCTGCGTATCCCCGTACTTGGTGCTCCACATCGTTGGCAATATGGAAGTCCACGGATTCGGTGTCCGTCTCATCTAGATCTAGTTGTCGAGTATCGCTCGCAAAAGTGGCATCTCGTTGGCTACGGATCCGCATCCGGTTATGCCCCATCAAATGCAACGGAGTTCTCAGCGAAGTAAGAAGGCTCTTTTTGCGGCGAACATCATCTGAAAGCCGCCCGAGACGCGAAAAAGCTCGCAGCCAGAGTGCCTTCTCGTTGCTGTAGCCTTTGTTGCAACGAAAATACAATCTCATTGGCCGTCCATGGTTTCTGGCTCGTACAATGTCGTCGTGAAGTTCGCTTTCGGCAACCACACTTCCTTCTTGTATGGAGGACAGGTGACCCCAACCTTCGTCCacgtcttcctcctcgtcttcttcgatCGAATGTAAACCATCGTCCGCAAAGGAGTTGTGGGGTTGATCGAGAGAGCAACTCGCGGCATCCGAGTGGTCCGCAAAGGGAAATCCCTCTTCACCATTGGTTGGAATCTCAAGAACAAAACATGATGAGTCGTTTTCCACATCCTTCACTTTCCAAGGCATCTGGGCAGGAATGTGAATGTCGACTTTGCCAACATCTGCGAGAGACTTTAAGGAAGGTACTGACAGCGAGCGTTGCAATCGTGAATACACAGTTCGCAGCACCGTTGCCGAAGGTTTCGAAGATGACTCGTTTGTGTCGGTATCGCTATGGGATTGATGATGCTGATGGTGCTCTTGTGCCTGACGATGGATGGCGTACTCTGGAGGTTCTTTGTAAATAGTAATCGAACCACCGTCCGTCAAATCCAAGTAGCAAAAACGCCGTTTCCAGAAGGCCGGACTAAAGGCAGAATTGCGACCTTTTCGACAATGCAGGGTGCCTTCCAGACAAACTGGTTCCACCGAGCCGATAGAAGCCTGCATATCGGTCGAAGCCGCCGTAGtcatttcgtcgtcggtaATTAATGCCAACGCAGCGCGATTCCTGATATTTTCTCGACTCGTATTCTCTCTGACCAGTCCATTTACTGTGCTCATACTAACAATCGCCGTAGGCTGTACACTGTGTGCATACTTGTGTCCGTGCCTTTAGTGGAGAAAagaaacaaagcaaacaagGCACAGGAGGTGGAATGATGCGAAACTCAGTCTAATTGGAACGATTCACCgatggatcgatcgatcgatcgaaaCCTCTTACaaattgtcgttgtcgttgcaaTTGGACACCGGTGCGTCGCAGCGGAATCCAGCTCGTCCGTTGCATACAAATTCCCGGATTTGACGTATTCCTGCGGGTACCGTACTGGAACTGATTGTGCCTGGCGGTCGCTGCGTGACTACCTACATACATATCGCGACGAAATGACCTACTTTCATTTAACTAAAGCGGGAACGAGTTCAAAGCTACCATACAGTAATCACTTTTGTAAACCTTTTTGGGAGTACGACCATTGCCTAAGCAAGTGGCTAAATTATATAGCAGTCTTCCCAAGCATGGCCTTCTATGTAGACTTCATATTAGAGTCTGTCACGTGCCAGCAAAGTAGATCGGCATACGATGATTTTTGTGTTTCCAACACCAGACTTTGCCCTTCATCTCCGTTGAAAGACATGCCCTACGTCATCACCACCAGTTTTGCTGTTATCTAAGAATGACATTATGTAAGCTTACACTAGAGTTCATAGAATAGGAAATATGTTAACGTTAGTCTATCTTCTTCGCTACAGCCTGAGCCGAATGTACCAAACAGCCACTCACGAGGCCGACGGTAACAAAGACACCACCCACAATGCTCACCAGTGAACTCAAAAACACCAATATGTTGTCACGACCACCGGTATGATAAACTGTCAACGGCGAGAAGTCATACTGGACAGCAAGGCCAGGCAACGAAGAGGCACCGGCTTGCGCCATGTGCTCCGGTTCTATCGTACTATCTACAACGGACGCTTGGTAGGTTTGTCGACTGGACGTCGGCAACCATGTGGACGTGTAGGTGGGTACGAGCTCGATCTTCATCTCTTGCACCGCCATTGCGCCATACTTGTTACGGAAGATGTGACGTCGTTTCTCCAAGGGCTTCTCTATATTGAGTGGAAAGGAATCTCCGAAACGAATATAGTGGATAAAGTGTGTGGAGTTGTAGCGGTCACCGAGCTCGTCATTGGATGAAGTGTGCTCGGATGTGGCACCCAGAACTTGCATCAACATTTGGCGATTCAGAATACTGGCAGCTTGCTGCCACGTGCGCTTGTTGAGAGTAATCTCGAACTTTCCTGCGACCACAGGTACACGGATGTGTCCCTCGATGGTACAACCCTGTCCCTT is a window of Phaeodactylum tricornutum CCAP 1055/1 chromosome 28, whole genome shotgun sequence DNA encoding:
- a CDS encoding predicted protein yields the protein MSTVNGLVRENTSRENIRNRAALALITDDEMTTAASTDMQASIGSVEPVCLEGTLHCRKGRNSAFSPAFWKRRFCYLDLTDGGSITIYKEPPEYAIHRQAQEHHQHHQSHSDTDTNESSSKPSATVLRTVYSRLQRSLSVPSLKSLADVGKVDIHIPAQMPWKVKDVENDSSCFVLEIPTNGEEGFPFADHSDAASCSLDQPHNSFADDGLHSIEEDEEEDVDEGWGHLSSIQEGSVVAESELHDDIVRARNHGRPMRLYFRCNKGYSNEKALWLRAFSRLGRLSDDVRRKKSLLTSLRTPLHLMGHNRMRIRSQRDATFASDTRQLDLDETDTESVDFHIANDVEHQVRGYAGRASRDKEFRVLPTYAYPHRWMTHREMRDDMVLPAGQFHDLRTPDCKEKEIGSLRVEVLQCIGLPKLDRMAETDAVVYLVCGSYAFATDIIPNRANPMWLRMARRACIFPLFHAYARLYVGVFDDDGKGVKDDFAGRVVVDLARLRPGTSYDVTLPLRLSTHVYSRRRRGAVRLRFTLNWNTEKDALLSYLPKSLKIPLPQNSKPRTGITVACADEKAFRNVAITIHGAHIPGRFTFQQMKAAIREINFTRKYIFTFIRIELRDTRTWQYPGVSAYVFLTWMHSIYSNAFSLVPAYFVLYLLLQLMRTYVKYGIDGPGQRGFVPPSWEEMFTSLFRKRDKNYRPIEPLELGLRPLPLRRRRTPESMLSTSPSVFEQFNYKVSTHIPKGKWLFRLLGFLPDRDDAQLSMEDDHLEFPFASGKIYPKLSVKEALALRKGETEKVTPEIPNASFQISTTKHGEVHSMMPRFDMEFDLLRKNSSGFKDYDFEEDYFAPRKAVAYTGKKAGKKAASTLTYAASEITERTGLHNVVYPIRDGIGMGLNQVRDGVSSGVDMLNPRHHRRSSSCEPEILTSSFKSHQRSSDEDPNELHTGENRWLRSRNSTALSWSFDLEKTNDIAVTNVTSVHSAPPSENTSEPSSQNTNAVVPEQNIDVEGPSSGKKLTDDLDEIKDKMHELTWHRFDDKAYVLNKTGSLYFGDSKKPEKRRKTDVPRRLDKLLHLGQYSHSNPFVARVGLYVEPIIGSSYSFLCLFRAGFNVVTWRDPMLTFWLSLICGVLGLVLFIFPWRLFLFILGVLLVGPQNWAIRVLRERGHLPPAKLSRSAKHRLNPEDPQSSQKDEENHNSWKDQPVFACHHRPNRSGPVGPPNVDPREVHRVVVPYSPLIYQRFYDWPPEPQYAQVKCDQTEDARRRSTSNSPSSRGRGINRFRRRHRRRGVSLDRSVSSSPSPRKGTSSNETLWSSVGKKDT